One Nicotiana tomentosiformis chromosome 4, ASM39032v3, whole genome shotgun sequence genomic window carries:
- the LOC138910346 gene encoding uncharacterized protein, translated as MLNELTWKGDYYTWKNKQQGGDRIWNRIDRAFGNAEWMVKYGHLLNEYKLPHISDDYPMMITTNVREPRIRTTFKFFDVWATHENFLHLVEDNWKQRYHSHKMRNIWIKQKELREKLKRLNKTEFKGVATRMIQAREDLQEIHLKLRHRYLDELAMEEKKIICQLEKWSMIEESTLQQKARARWIKLGDANTSYFSDVIKDRK; from the coding sequence ATGCTGAATGAATTGACATGGAAAGGAGATTATTATACTTGGAAAAATAAGCAACAAGGGGGTGACAGAATATGGAACAGAATAGACAGAGCTTTTGGAAATGCTGAATGGATGGTAAAATATGGCCACTTGCTTAATGAGTATAAACTGCCACATATATCAGATGACTATCCTATGATGATAACTACTAATGTGAGGGAGCCAAGGATTAGAACAACATTCAAGTTTTTCGATGTATGGGCAACTCATGAGAATTTCCTTCACCTAGTGGAGGATAACTGGAAACAGAGATATCACTCACACAAGATGAGAAATATCTGGATTAAACAGAAAGAATTAAGGGAGAAGCTGAAAAGATTAAATAAAACTGAATTCAAGGGTGTAGCAACACGAATGATTCAAGCAAGAGAGGATCTCCAAGAAATACATCTCAAGTTAAGGCACCGATACTTAGATGAGTTAGCAATGGAAGAAAAGAAGATTATCTGTCAACTTGAGAAGTGGTCTATGATAGAAGAAAGTACATTGCAACAAAAAGCCAGGGCAAGGTGGATCAAACTTGGAGATGCAAATACAAGCTACTTTTCAGATGTTATTAAAGATAGAAAATAG